The nucleotide window gcgttgtcgaccaggaaggacgattactcgattttcgaggagaagagatcaccattagattgcatgtacggcggcggcggtaaaattagcgtgtgatgctcgtgttgaacggatcgaaagacgtgagagacaatacaatctttacgacgtcagcgacaacaacatcgacatttgctaatatccaatcatccggcactaagaaaaagaaattgaacgcatcaaacgttgcgtttttacaatctttgggattcgtggtgcgaaacatttaaacgatgactgacattctcgACATCGCGGATGAgccaatctttgacgatcgcatcgtcaagattgagactcactcctataacccattcgccaacacaacgttcggatACAGTGgtgagataagaatacccatacaacaacaggatctgtatacattgccgtacgagagtttcttatacatcgagggagaattaaagataaagaagccaGCTGGAGGATTCAATGtagtactgcaaaataattgcgttgcattcatgtttgacgagattcgatatgaactcgatggtgtggagattgatcgaaatagaaacgtgggaataacaagtatgctcaaaaactatgtaacaatatcatccgatagaagcgtgattatgagaaatgctggctggagtgagccaactattgtggatggacactttaatttttgcgtaccgctctacatgttattgggattttgcgaggattacagacgcatagtaacgctcgtcacgaattgatcttaatacgatcgcgcaatgacaacaattgtctgcttggagcttcgacgctggagcctgtgatcaacatattcaagatacaatggcgaatgccacatgtgttgttgagtgaaattaaaaagctgtctatgctgcgcgctctggaaagcggacgctacctcagcatgggttttcgctcgtgggatctgtacgagtttccgctgttgcagcgtacaaccaaacattcgtgggccattaagaccgcgactcagctggagaaaccacgatacgttatctttgctctgcagacaggccggaagaatgttatgtccgaagatgcgagtaaattcgacgactgtaaattaacaaacgtgaaactctatctgaactcggaatgttatccgtacgatgacatgaatctggatttcgataaaaacagatggtcgattctgtacgacacgtacgcgcgtttctgcaaaaactattacggatacgagtacctcgaaccaGTCTCActgtctcactgtttctacagtacggtccgtttgtgatcatcgattgttctcgacaaaacgaatcggtcaagagtgcaaccgtggatgtgcgattggaatttaagtgtaaggagaatgtggctaataatacgactgcgtactgtctcatcatacacgatcgcgtaatccagtacaacccgttgaccaacgttgtgcgcaaaattacctaagtgtttgcgacaataatttagagagagggaaagctgGATATAAATCCGAGTGTTACGAGATGGTTGTCATTCTTCTTAACTGACGAAAAGAGATCTCACCATGTCTGTACCAACGTTTGTCGATCTGCAAGGATTTgtcgtttcgaataaattcatcgcaaaggaggtggcggtgctgagaagaggaactgttctcgcacactacatttttcggagtcctataccatggcatctccttacaaaatccgaaaagtgtcaagcttcatggttgatggcgaatcatcatggactacaatgggaggatggaatcgttgcgtacagcatggcgaaacgattgattacaacagctgtagttgaagaagaagatgataaaatgtagtgtatcgtatacgttaaaggatgccagaaacgagaatggcttgctaatatgctcggcgacgatgcgagagaaaatttaatcattgagaccttggatgctgattacgacgatatcgaatctctaaataatctagatgttaaaaatactatacgatgtgaaaaacatgttaagaattgcgcattacaaaatgtattcaaaatatttaactggtggtcgcaacgccagaaagaattgcaagatttggaaaaataaaatatttaaacactaatatgttttatttcttattccccctcctcattccctccctccctccctccctccctcacgagtcatttaagaattctttttatccgagtatcgtctctctctcccttctaaaaatttcagagcacTAAAGTATTCTAGAATCTCCCACCACATTTACCACTAATTTCTCACTACTTTGAAAAACGGGATGTcacgtatatttgattcttcatacggtcagtgttgcgttaaccgttcgtgaaagtggtccacttttgaaatctggaaatatgtaCTACGTCGAAAGAAGCAGTGGCGGCCCCAGCAGAAGcgtgaataattacgtaccgaatcgttatgaaactccattgtttgagaacaaatgtgacaagtaagtttttgtttaacttctttctattttttcacaaattgtttttaaactaatttttttttattttatttttctacagcatttcgttgaagcgtcgtgcgattcgtatactaagtagacgatacgcattgacaaccacggaattcaaattccttgaaattggtatcaacgtgggtacaccgagttacgtggaaattgtcataggagatcatcaaggaaaggaactggtattatctctcgaaacgtggaagggactctacgagcaacgtcgcaatattcacgatttactgcgaaaggactctaaagatacctataattttataagcgttggaccgctaacagtgcgagttcatacgattaacgatactaaacttataagtctcgaatctttaaacgtacgcatgatgatgattgaaccGACGTTACACCGTATATTTAATCTCGATCAATGCATCGATGTAACCTTTGATCGATTGGTTAGAATCACCGAGACAGTCGATACTAAGTTTACACAATTCTCCAATATCGCGTCCACTAtaacggataataaaaaagtgtcaaatgtaatatgcgccagcgacgccttcaataaacatcaactcgtcgattgcgaactggtggctttagtttttagtcacaatatgtaataaaaaaaaaaaatatatatatataaaagagaagaataaagtttttttaaatttaaatcatgatataatttactcgCACGCATTTCCCATCCGTGCTTCCTCCCACCCGTAAACAGTCCCAGTTCTCATATGTAGCTCGTTGCGGGGAATGACGTCATGCTGGGAAGGGAGATGCGAAGCTAGGGAGAGtaagcgctaggaaagaaagaaatagcgcgaggcgaaggagagcgagagagtaaacgctaggaaagaaagagatagcgcgaggcgaaggagagcgagagagtaaacgctaggaaagaaagagatagcgcgaggtgaaggaaagcgagagagtaaacagtaattatttttcttttttctttttataattttttttcttttttctttttattattttttttcctttttataattttttttctttttttttttattatttttttttcctttttattatttttttcttcctttttattatttttttttcttttttttctttttatattaaaatattaagttattatatctaattatatctagtatatgaaggaagaaggatgggatagatgaaggaagcgcaagcaagcaattatatgtgttttaacataattttttttatttaaaaagtgtgtgtgtttatttacaaaaatctgtgtgtgtgtgtgtgtgtgtgaatttaaaaataaaaataaaaagaaaaagatataaaaaaaaaaaaaaaaaaatatataagagattGCACGCCGATGGTCGAGCGGTACGGCACGACGGCGACTGCTGCTGCGAGGCGCTGGAGGGGATGACCGGGCGGTCGTGGTGGCGTCCAGGTAGGGCTCctgcataacagaaaaaaaaaaaaaaaaatttattaatattttcataatttgaaaaagaatacttacacatcaaggattacttacaattactgaTTAGAATCAGTATCAGAATCTGGATCATTGTCGATAACATGTTGTAGATACAACATGTTATCCATATGTTGACGGATTTCCCGATGGATTTCTTGTAACTGCTCAGGACATGCTTGCCGATTTCCGCCTGGTAAACAGCAATTCTCGCAAGGCTTTCCCCTTAGTCTGTTGTTTTCATTCGtccatatataactttgtagtttaaagatcactgttgaggaattttttatgtcaagttCGCGATTTCGTTGAAACTCCACCACCGCATTCAATAGTTTTTTGGTCACCATTTTTCACAGCACTTAATCCTAAGCAAATgtctacaaaagtttattgctGCGCACAAAAACGGCACACACTACATGCTATTACTTGGCACAGTGAGTGTCCACAATTATTACACGAGTTCCAaccgtgataaatatattgtcctgtttcatgtttatacacaattttaccttGTGTATATGAATCTTGAACTTCGATGAAACATcccgaacaaaatttttcactattttcctcgtcgttgtcatacttttttacttcgtaataaaatatgatgttacACATTTCCTGCCGTTCAGTTATAATTCGTAAATCTTCACGCACTAACGGCACTACTTGTTCATTTAAATAGTCTTCCGGATCACTCTCATAATCAGAGTCATTCACTATTTCCACTTCTTCATCGCTGTCGTCGATGATAACCACATCTTCATTGTCTTCATTGTCTTCGATGACAATCACATcttctatattcattttagCACTAAATCGAAAGACACTCGACGACTGTTGAATACGTTTTAACGCGGAGACAGATTCTCAAATTCGAGCAGCCGAATGTTGGCGCTGgtgcgttgcattctttccttaaaaattatggaagatattttgctccagttttatgggagattttccgcaagggtacaaagctgccgaacgtcggcgcttaaaatctctttttccataatattctaatggtcataaaatgattataaaaaattagaaaaaaaaaagaaaaaaaacacttttatggtttctaaaatgtcccccgactataaataaactataaagataaacatcttgcagttgcagttctttccctaaaaattatggaagatattttgctccagttttatgggagattttccgcaagggtacaaagctgccgaacgtcggcgcttaaaatctcttttttcataatattctaatggtcataaaatgatcataaaactagaaaaaaaaaaacagttttatgacttctaaaatacccccccccccggctataaaatcaactgcaaagataaacatctactttcgaacgtgtgtaggacccttcccccccctttccctaacagacccctcgcgcctcTCAGATACCCCCGTCCCCGCACTCCCCTCAgcgccccatggcttagaatccccactataacactactCCCGGCGCCCGTGACCGTCCGGTTCGGTCGCGTGAGGCGCGAGGGCGGCGGGGCGAGGGGGCCGCCCCAGCAAGAGACGACGCCAGAAATCAAAGGGGGCCGACACCGGCCGGTCCCTCGCAGTCGGGAGAAGGACGCGGAGACTGGGTGCGCGAAGCGACCCGTCTACAGGCGCTGTACCGGGTGAACCGACGTCGTGCGGTCCGAGAGGTGCTGCAGGGGCCCGCAGAATTCTGCCAAGTGCCGAAGGAGCGGGTCCAGGCGTACTTCGAGGACCTATATCGCGGAGGGGAACCTATGGGCAGTGTCGACGACGAAGTCGTGGAGCGCGCTGACCCCTTGGCCGTTGAGGAGGCCGCGCGCCTGCTCGATCCGTTCGCGGAGCGAGTAGTTGACCGTCGGCTCCGGCGTATGAACAACTCTGCGCCGGGTCCCGACGGTATCAGCTATAAGGACCTCCGCGAATCGGATCCGGGCGCGCGACTCCTCACCGCTCTATTTAACATCTGCCAGCGGCTCGAGGCAGTTCCCGCGTCCTGGAAGACCTCCAACACAGTGTTGGTGTACAAAAAGGGCGACCGGGAGATGTTAGAGAACTGGCGTCCTCTCGCGCTGGGTGATACGGTCCCCAAACTTTACGCCGCGCTCGTCGCTGATCGTCTGACCGACTGGGCGGTCAGTAACAACAAACTTAACCGGGCGCAGAAGGGATTCCTGAGGGACGAGGGGTGCTACGAGCATAACTTCGTCCTGCAGGAAATCCTGACTGATGCCCGGCGGACTCGGCGGCAGGCGGTCGTCGCATGGCTGGATCTTTCCAACGCGTTTGGCTCGATCCCGCATGCGACGATCCGCCGCGCGCTCATTCGCTCCGGCGTGCCGGGGGGCCTCGTCAATATATGGAACTCCATGTATGACGGGTGCTCCACGCGGGTGCGAACTGCCGAGGGCTACACCGCGCCTGTCCCGATTCGCTCGGGTGTGCGACAGGGGTGTCCGCTTAGCCCGGTAGTATTTGACCTCGCTATCGACTCGGTACTGCGCGCAGTCACTGATGTCGATGCGGGGTTCGATCTACTGGGCTATCGCTTTAACACCTTCGCGTACGCGGACGACATAGCCCTTGTCGCTGAAACGCCCGAGGGAATGCGGCGGCTTCTCGCCGTCGCGGAGCTCGAAGCATCGTCGGTGGGGTTGCGGTTCAACCCTGCGAAATGCGCCACCCTGCACATCGGTGCAGGAGTGGTCGGCAGGGTCTTACCGACGACCTTCGAGATCCAGGGACAGCCCGTTCGTCACCTGGCGGACGGCGAGCCTTATTTTCATCTCGGAGTCCCGACCGGCTTCTCGGTCGACCAGACTCCATATGTCACCATCGGAGGCCTCCTGGAGGATCTTCGGGCGGTTGACCGCGCTCTCCTCGCCCCGTGGCAGAAGATAGAGACACTGGCTACCAACATCTTGCCACGCGTCGACTTTCTGCTGCGGGGAGCCGCAGTGGAGAAACGCCCCCTCAAAACCGTAGACTTGGAGATCCGGCGGGTTGCTAAGGCCTGGCTCAACCTCCCGCAGAGGGCCAGCGCGGAGGTGGTCTACCTCCCTCTCAAACGGGGGGGTTGTGGGCTACTTCCGATGTCTGACCTCGCGGACGTCCTGTCCGTCGCGCACGCCTTCCGTATGCTTACGGCTGGCGACGAGACGGTCAGGGGGCTCGCGTGGGCGTCTCTGCGGGGAGTTGTGGCCAGGCGTATTGGGGGCCCGCCATCGGGCGAAGATTCAGCTGCCTTCCTCTCGGGTTCGCTTGAGGGGAGGCTTCGCGACGGAGGGGAGCGCTCCCTGTGGTCGAGGGCGCGGAACGCCGCCCGGAGGCAGTCCGAAAGGTCGTCTCTTCGGTGGCGATGGAGCGGGCCGACCGAGGAGTTGGTCGTGGAGTGCAGGGGTACGCCCATAGGGGACACGGTAAAAGTCCCACCTGGTGCTCGTGCCCAGGTGGTGATCCGTCTGCGCTCAGCGGTGGCGGCATTTTACGCGTCAACGCTTTTGGTTAAACCGGACCAGGGGAAGGTGTTCGAGGTGTCGTCGCGGGCTGGGGTGAGCAATCACTTCGTCCGCGGCGGCAGCTTCACCCGCTTCGCCGACTGGCGCTTTATCCACCGCGCGCGCCTGGACGTCCTCCCCCTAAACGGCGCTCGTCGCTGGGGGGAGGCGGACCGAAGATGTCGGCGATGCGGGTTGGCGGCCGAGACCCTTCCCCACGTTATCAACCACTGTGGGGTCCATTCTGCCGCCATTCAGCTGAGGCACGACGCCGTGCTGCACAGGCTCCGAAAGGCTTGCCGTATGCCCGGTGAAAAACGGGTAAACCAGCGGGTCGGGGGGGTCGACGGGGAACTTGGGGAGCTACGACCTGATCTCGTGATCAGGCACGAGCCCTCCAAGTGTGTCGTCATTTGCGACGTCACGGTGCCCTTCGAAAACCGCTGGAGGTCGTTTGAGGAGGCCAGGGCGAGGAAAATTGCCAAGTTCTCGCCCTTGGCGGAGGCGCTCCAGCGCGAAGGGTACCGTGTCGTCGTGACGGCCTTCGTCGTCGGCTCCCTCGGCTCGTGGGATCCGGCCAACGAGGCGGTGCTGCGGACGTTGCATATTGGCAGTGCGTACGCCTCTATGCTGCGCCGCCTCGTTGTCTCGGATACCATTCGCTGGTCGCGGGACGTTTACGTGGAACACGTGTCTGGCGTGCGCCAGTACGCCGCTCCTTCCCGTCCCTCCGGTGATGGGGTGCTCGCGACACCTAACCCGAGCGGTTCGCCGGCGTTGGCCCGCCGGCAGGAACGGCGGTCTTGCATagctcatttatttatattatatatatttgcttgcacatttatttatttattcatgtatttatttatttatttatgtatttattttctgcgTGCGTATTTGTATACAGAGAGTGAATGTCGCGTAAATTATTGCGTATTTGTCCTGTCTACAATTatgttaacttttatattcttactttcttttattttcattcttaCCTGCGATGGTGCATGTTGTGTGGGCCTATATGTTCCAAGTGTGATTGCCGCGAtccataatattgtattttaagcGAGTGTGAGTGTGTCATAAGTGActaatttgtgtttttaataattttttaaaccgcGTGCGCACTCCCAGGCCATTTTATCTATTGACTTGCTACTGTGGTAGGCCCGGGAGTGAAATGCTGTGATCTATGTTATATGAATTGCCCCGGCCTGTGAACCGgagcaatattaatataatattcatatatactCGCGCTCAgctccgtaaagttagccgaaccactttgatttttttaaattaaaattaactaatcgtttggaAATTGTGTGGAGATGATCGAAAgtctaattaaaatgtttggaggttcatcgttttttttttaattaaataattaaaatttcgatgtaaagtttgccgaacatttttatttttccttcaaTCGAGTTAAATAAGAgtttattcgatgcagaatcgttaggtggtcacgaataaattctttacaacgtttggaggttatatagtttatccgaaaaatgataaaaatcatgtgcggtaaaattcaaaattcttttaaggctGATTCACACTTTGGCAGAAAAACAGAGAACAGACAGCAAAAGCCAATAAAAACTCGCGTTGGCAATTGGTTGTTGAGTAAAgaatttctaatgtttttatatgataatatgattGCGATCCAGGAGACACGTCAGATGTTTCAAAACATTTGATTgatcaatcaaaataaattgagtAAAGATTTCTTTAGCCTGATTGGTTAATGcagtattttttaaagcatCTGTAGCAATTTTTCGACTATGGCTTATGTCATGCACACACTCTTGCATAACGCATAATGGATCATCTACAATGGCCGTAGAACGTAAAGTCgcaagcaaattgaccaatgacagtcaagcattttcgaaaatgacCATTTTCGAATATTcggcatatatttattattaaatgcgcATATATTTCCTCATATAgttaaaatgcataaaattatcgtagtataaataaaatactcttacagagaaatatttttatttaaataattaaaaaataaaataaataaagaaataaaacataaatgtttttatttattttttacattgcgCCGGTtgatataaatcattaaaacatgaaaaatattcctctgtaaaaatattttatttatattacgatcattttatgtattttaaatatatgaggAGATATATgcgcatttaataataaatatatgccgaatatttatttctatgtaataaataatacatattacatgacgtacaaagtaataaaaaaattttttaattaaaaaaacaataaaaagaattatgacAACTCAAGTTTTGAACCTAAGATCCCTGAATTAATATTCTTGTGCTATTTCGCTGCGCTAGCGACACTGATTGAACATACATCTTTCTTTAGGTCTTATaacaaatatgaatatttctctaaatttcaagtataaaaaaatattacaaagtgcATTGGACAAAAAGCTCGAACACAGatcaacttaatttttatacagattCACAAAAAGGAGATCAAAATCAGTGAAGAGTCAACGGAATTTAGTATGGACTTGAACTAGGGGCAAAGTCTTTTGTGGAATTTAGCACGGACTCGAACCAGGGGCAAAGTCTTTTGCGGAATTTAGCACGGACTCAAATCAGGGGCAAAGTTTGTCGGTAAGGGACAAACTCTGTCACACGAAAATGGTCTCATCTTTATATGGGCTTTGGCTATCTGTCTATTAATCTGTGGCACGTGTTCTTACTCCGGCGCCGGCACGTGCGTCGTGCGTCTCGCGTTCGCGTTCAATCACCTCGAGGTTGAGCGCGCCGTAAACATTTCTTGTCACAATAATACATACGATAATATACTACGCGACAAAACTTAATGCTTTAAAATACGTACAAAGTGATTTCGAACATTGAACGCATTAAATAAAGCATATGAATTGCAATATGAAATACACGTATAAAAAAgcgagtaaaatattttaatcgacaCGTTATCTTTCTCATCAAGGTAATACGCATTTTATAAGTACTACGCGATAAATCTTAACACGTTAAAATTCTAAAGCAATTCCgagatatgtataaataaaataatatatgacattCGGCCTTGGTGATATATATCCTATATCGCAATTATGGATCTAGCAAGAATATGAACCAATCGGTCATTTTATCATGAAAGTATTGAAAAGTGGATCTGGTCATGTAGTTCTGCCCACCGTAAAATTGATCCAGTTGGCGCTAACATATTGCAAGAAAAAAGCGTCGTAAACAGCTCcataaagttagccgaactactttgatttttttatacagtcggatctcttatcctacgaccctcttatgctacgaaacttcttatcctacgacaaaaaatcctctcatgctacgaccgcgaaagggaaATAATACCTCtaatctcaaatttttgtcgtaggatcagaggtttaaggggaagattccggaccgaaaatgtcgtaggataagagattaaaattaactaatcgtttggtgATCGTTTGGTGGTCATTGGTAGTCCAATTAAAACGTATGGTGgttcgttttttttaattcgtttttttaattaaataattaaaattttgatgtaaagttagccaaatatttttattttttgttcaatCGAGTTGAATAAGAGTTTATTTgatgcagaatcgttaaatggtcacgaataaattttttacaacggAAGGTCgtccatagtttatccgaaaaatgaaaaaaatcatgtgcggtaaaatgacgacgatgactgtAAAATTAGCTGaaccaatatattatttattaagcaatTTTGTTCGAATTGGTCTTACGTGATAAAAAATCGTTTGGTGGTGATTGGTagtccaattaaaacgtttggtggttaattattagattatcacgattccaaattcttttaaggctGATTCACACTTTGGCAGAAAACCAGGTAAATATGAAGATGAGCGGTCCTCCTCAccgattttattgaaatttttttagtaatagatTCTGACTCGAAACGaacaaatctgaaaaaatcgTCGCTCTGCTACGCGaagtaagatataaattttttaagatgatCACTTTTGAGGCTTTAAAACTTGTCATTCGGGCAACGTATAGTGACATAGATGTGCGCTGCggtcacgcgcgcatgcgttttagtaacttacaaaattttaaataaatcctttttaattttaataaatcctttttatgtagctatgcaagttgcaaacccatgtggaattgtatatgcattgcaaagtacatgTTTAGATGGGAGTGCATAGGGGGAAGCCCCGTCcc belongs to Anoplolepis gracilipes chromosome 4, ASM4749672v1, whole genome shotgun sequence and includes:
- the LOC140665084 gene encoding uncharacterized protein, with product MYYVERSSGGPSRSVNNYVPNRYETPLFENKCDNISLKRRAIRILSRRYALTTTEFKFLEIGINVGTPSYVEIVIGDHQGKELVLSLETWKGLYEQRRNIHDLLRKDSKDTYNFISVGPLTVRVHTINDTKLISLESLNVRMMMIEPTLHRIFNLDQCIDVTFDRLVRITETVDTKFTQFSNIASTITDNKKVSNVICASDAFNKHQLVDCELVALVFSHNM